The nucleotide sequence CAATCCGGGGAGTTCCGCGCGATCGCCGCGCCACCTCGATCGCCCCCTCTGGGGTAATCGGCGTATTCAATAAACTGGCGGTGCGCTGCACGATGGGGGTGAGTTCCTCGAGTTCGTAAAATCGCAGACGTTGGACAATGCCAAAGCGATCGCGCAGGGGCGAAGTAAGCGCACCCACGCGGGTCGTCGCGCCGATCAGGGTAAAGTTCTGAAGCTTAATGCTGCGGGTACGGGCACTCTGGCCTTTGCCAATGGTGACATCCAGCCGAAAATCCTCCATTGCGGGGTAGAGAATCTCTTCCGTGACCTTAGGCAAGCGGTGAATTTCATCGATAAACAGAATATCCCCAGGCTTTAGGTTCACCAACAGTCCGGCAATATCGCGGGGACGTTCCAGGGCAGGAGCCGTGGTGATTTTGCAATCCACCTCCATTTCGGTCGCTAGCACGAGTGCCATCGTGGTTTTTCCCAAACCAGGAGGGCCATAGAGCAGGATGTGATCCAACGATTCCTTGCGAGATTGGGCAGCCCGGATAGCAATGTCCAGCACGTCCTTGAGCGCTGTTTGTCCGATGTAGTCTTTGAGGCGTTGGGGACGGAGATTTTCCTCCGGTCTGCCCATTTCATCCGCCTGGAGGTTGGGTTCTAGCAGGTCTTCGCCGTGGGTCGGAGCCGCACGACGCATCGATTTGGGCGATCGCTCTGGCTGCGGTTGCGATGCGTTGGAGGAAATGATGGCCATGCTGAACACCTGTTCGCCTTTATTGGCATTCTACCGAAAGATTTGGCCTGCGGTATTATCAACCTCAGAGGCTAGAAACAAAAATGCGATGACGGACGGAACACCTGCAAGCGAACT is from Synechococcales cyanobacterium T60_A2020_003 and encodes:
- the ruvB gene encoding Holliday junction branch migration DNA helicase RuvB; protein product: MAIISSNASQPQPERSPKSMRRAAPTHGEDLLEPNLQADEMGRPEENLRPQRLKDYIGQTALKDVLDIAIRAAQSRKESLDHILLYGPPGLGKTTMALVLATEMEVDCKITTAPALERPRDIAGLLVNLKPGDILFIDEIHRLPKVTEEILYPAMEDFRLDVTIGKGQSARTRSIKLQNFTLIGATTRVGALTSPLRDRFGIVQRLRFYELEELTPIVQRTASLLNTPITPEGAIEVARRSRGTPRIANRLLRRVRDYVEVKRNGADITEAIAAEALELFNVDPCGLDWTDRRMLTTLIENFGGGPVGLDTLAAATGEDAQTIEEVYEPYLLQIGYLLRTPRGRVAAPAAWTHLGYRPPDSQLSLLSERL